From one Eucalyptus grandis isolate ANBG69807.140 chromosome 9, ASM1654582v1, whole genome shotgun sequence genomic stretch:
- the LOC104418338 gene encoding AP2-like ethylene-responsive transcription factor AIL6: MMAPATNWLSFSLSPVEMHPQLIVPPFDLTSATSSSSSTSSSSHYLIDSFYGGHGWDNPKPQLLFADVGDDAAEPKDRRQQQQPQQQQQPPTMADSSVVTTFLVDPYAPTHHHLHHHQHHQQIASAPPKLEDFLRDSSTTEDSSLTTHIYDRSSSHYFDDGHGHGGHHHHHHHDLNAIAGFQTISANSGSEVDDSGSMGRATQAHLAEFNRHSTESAGTELGFAAAGGGGGALSLGVVVAAAASQPQSTEKATVAVTAADSDGSKKINDSFGQRTSIYRGVTRHRWTGRYEAHLWDNSCRREGQARKGRQVYLGGYDKEDKAARAYDLAALKYWGPTATTNFPVSNYAKELEEMKHVTKQEFIASLRRKSSGFSRGASIYRGVTRHHQQGRWQARIGRVAGNKDLYLGTFATEEEAAEAYDIAAIKFRGLNAVTNFEMNRYDVEAIANSTLPIGGAAKRLKLNLEAEQKPCLDMIHQQPTPRTGGGNISFSAIQPFPTIPCGIPFDTSTALYNPNFFHHLQPNIGSSTIANSPSSTSTIPTPAVTAVPQTADFFIWPHQSY, translated from the exons ATGATGGCTCCCGCAACAAACTGGCTATCGTTCTCCCTGTCTCCGGTGGAGATGCACCCGCAGCTCATCGTCCCTCCTTTCGATTTGACCTCCGctacttcctcttcttcctccacttcttcctcctctcacTACCTCATCGACAGCTTCTATGGCGGTCATG GTTGGGATAATCCGAAGCCCCAACTCCTGTTCGCCGACGTCGGGGACGACGCCGCCGAGCCGAAGGACCgccggcagcagcagcagccgcagcagcagcagcagccgccgACGATGGCGGACTCCTCCGTCGTCACGACCTTCCTGGTCGACCCGTACGCCCCGacccaccaccacctccaccaccaccaacacCACCAGCAGATCGCCTCGGCGCCGCCGAAGCTCGAGGACTTCCTCAGAGACTCCTCCACCACCGAGGACTCCTCCCTCACCACCCACATCTACGACCGGAGCTCCTCCCACTACTTCGACGACGGCCACGGCCACGgcggccaccaccaccaccaccaccacgatCTCAACGCCATCGCGGGGTTCCAAACGATATCCGCCAACTCTGGCTCCGAGGTCGACGACTCGGGCTCCATGGGTCGGGCGACCCAGGCCCACCTCGCGGAGTTCAACCGCCACTCGACCGAGTCGGCGGGGACCGAGCTGGGGTTCGCAGCggcggggggcggcggcggcgccttGTCGCTCGGGGtggtcgtcgccgccgccgcctcgcaGCCTCAGTCCACGGAGAAGGCCACCGTCGCCGTGACGGCGGCCGACTCGGACGGCTCAAAGAAGATCAACGACTCCTTCGGTCAGCGAACGTCGATTTACAGAGGAGTCACCAG ACACCGATGGACAGGTAGATATGAAGCGCATCTATGGGACAACAGCTGTAGGAGGGAGGGCCAGGCGAGAAAAGGCCGtcaag TTTATCTGG GCGGGTATGACAAAGAAGACAAAGCAGCTAGGGCCTACGATTTGGCAGCTCTGAAGTACTGGGGTCCCACGGCCACCACCAACTTCCCT GTTTCGAACTACGCTAAGGAATTGGAGGAGATGAAGCATGTGACCAAGCAGGAATTTATTGCCTCGCTGAGGAG GAAAAGCAGTGGGTTCTCGAGGGGTGCTTCTATCTATCGAGGCGTGACAAG GCACCATCAGCAGGGTCGTTGGCAAGCAAGGATCGGTCGTGTTGCTGGCAACAAAGACTTGTACCTGGGCACATTTG CTACTGAAGAGGAAGCTGCTGAGGCATACGATATAGCTGCCATAAAGTTCAGAGGCCTCAATGCAGTcaccaactttgagatgaaccGCTATGACGTGGAGGCTATCGCCAATAGCACACTCCCAATCGGTGGAGCCGCCAAGCGCTTGAAGCTCAACCTCGAAGCAGAGCAGAAACCGTGTCTCGACATGATTCATCAGCAACCGACGCCCCGAACTGGCGGGGGCAACATCAGTTTCTCCGCCATCCAGCCATTCCCCACAATTCCGTGCGGCATCCCATTCGATACCTCAACCGCTCTTTACAACCCGAACTTCTTCCACCACCTACAGCCTAACATCGGCAGCAGCACCATTGCCAATTCCCCTAGCTCCACCTCCACCATCCCGACGCCGGCGGTGACTGCAGTACCTCAAACAGCTGACTTCTTCATCTGGCCCCACCAATCTTACTAG
- the LOC104420296 gene encoding uncharacterized protein LOC104420296, with amino-acid sequence MPTDLLLQFAILVSSLAMLVFAVRRLSAPPSPKLRTKTRSAAAEPSRHSLRASALLARARSSPTHHAHRAQAPTLARAALAEAEAAISQAPKDAAPHVLKALALDTLGRRSSALRWLDAALSAPRARSLSGSERAEALARRAELKLGMGRRRRAESAVEDAREAVRVGPGEAAAWRVLGECCEREGLAAEAAAAFEEALRIEPGCDPARRGLDRLGSPS; translated from the exons ATGCCCACTGACCTCCTCCTCCAATTCGCCATCCTCGTCTCCTCCCTCGCCATGCTCGTCTTCGCCGTCCGGCGGCTCTCCGCCCCGCCCTCCCCCAAGCTCCGGACCAAGACCCgatccgccgccgccgagccCAGCCGCCACTCGCTCCGCGCGTCCGCCCTGCTGGCCCGGGCCCGGTCCTCCCCGACCCACCACGCCCACCGCGCCCAggcgccgaccctcgcccgggcCGCCCTCGCCGAGGCCGAGGCCGCGATCTCGCAGGCCCCGAAGGACGCGGCCCCGCACGTGCTCAAGGCCCTGGCGCTGGACACGCTCGGGCGGCGGAGCTCGGCGCTGCGGTGGCTGGACGCGGCGCTGTCGGCGCCGCGGGCGCGGTCGCTGTCCGGGAGCGAGAGGGCGGAGGCGCTGGCGAGGAGGGCGGAGCTGAAGCTCGGGAT ggggcggcggaggagggcggAGTCGGCGGTGGAGGACGCGAGGGAGGCGGTGAGGGTGGGGcccggggaggcggcggcgtgGCGGGTGCTGGGGGAGTGCTGCGAGCGGGAGGGGctggcggcggaggcggcggcggcgttcgAGGAGGCGCTGCGGATCGAGCCCGGGTGCGACCCGGCTCGTCGCGGGTTGGACCGGTTAGGCTCTccttcttga
- the LOC104418339 gene encoding receptor-like cytosolic serine/threonine-protein kinase RBK1 isoform X2 yields the protein MTHEEGEKKLGRMIKEGTRGNARGRSKRHVRKADNSAEEEEEEGRAASSLSPRGVLEIPIAGSESDHSVSSTCSLSPRENQGRGSSSSSSSNWKKVMDTLRQMKSTRWSSPPPPPVVAGHGRVSKREAKRLARIRSADDEGGAAAAAAAGVPRTRKPSWRNFDYSELAAATDDFSPENLIGKGGHAEVYRGRLPDGQTVAVKRLGKKEKDEVDRIGDFLSELGIVAHVNHPNTARLLGFGIEGGLYFVLRFSPNGSLASLLHGSTGVVDWTTRFKIAVGVAEGLQYLHHHCPRRIIHRDIKASNILLNEDYEPQISDFGLAKWLPEKWVHHVIFPIEGTIGYLAPEYFMHGIVDEKTDVFAFGVLLLELMTGRRAVDSCRQSLVMWAKPLLDANNITDLVDPRLGEAYDEVEMKRALLTASMCIHHLSTMRPSMNQVVKILRGEDGTLEWKHASVSSRTLLLNACDAEDYSCATYLDDLNRHMQLVLE from the exons ATGACGCACGAGGAAGGTGAAAAAAAACTTGGGCGCATGATTAAAG AAGGGACCCGAGGAAACGCGCGGGGAAGGTCGAAAAGGCATGTGAGGAAAGCAGACAACAGCgcggaagaggaagaagaagaaggccgAGCGGCGTCGTCGTTGTCGCCGAGAGGAGTGCTGGAGATCCCCATCGCGGGTTCAGAGTCCGACCACAGCGTCAGCAGCACCTGCAGCTTGTCCCCGCGAGAGAATCAGGGCCGcgggtcgtcgtcgtcgtcgtcgtcgaacTGGAAGAAGGTGATGGACACGTTGCGGCAGATGAAATCTACGAGGtggtcgtcgccgccgccgccgcctgtaGTGGCGGGGCACGGCCGCGTCTCGAAGCGGGAGGCCAAGAGGTTGGCGAGGATCCGGAGCGCCGACGACGAGGGTGgagcggccgccgccgccgccgccggcgtgCCGAGGACGCGAAAGCCGTCGTGGAGGAACTTCGACTACTCGGAACTCGCCGCCGCCACTGACGATTTCAGCCCTG AGAATTTGATTGGGAAAGGCGGGCACGCGGAGGTGTACAGAGGTCGCCTCCCGGACGGGCAAACGGTGGCCGTGAAGAGGCTGGGGAAAAAGGAGAAGGACGAAGTGGATAGGATTGGCGACTTCCTGTCGGAGCTCGGTATCGTGGCGCACGTCAATCATCCGAACACGGCGCGGCTGCTCGGGTTCGGCATTGAGGGCGGATTGTACTTTGTCCTCCGGTTCTCTCCGAATGGCAGCCTCGCTTCACTTCTGCATG GTTCGACGGGGGTTGTGGATTGGACGACCAGGTTCAAAATAGCGGTCGGCGTTGCGGAAGGACTGCAGTATCTCCACCACCATTGCCCGAGGCGCATCATTCACCGAGACATCAAAGCCTCAAACATATTACTAAACGAAGACTACGAGCCTCAG ATTTCTGATTTTGGGTTAGCGAAGTGGCTTCCGGAGAAATGGGTTCATCACGTCATCTTTCCGATTGAAGGCACAATCGG GTACCTCGCTCCCGAATACTTCATGCACGGAATTGTCGACGAAAAGACCGATGTCTTTGCCTTTGGGGTTCTGTTGCTCGAGCTCATGACAGGTCGCCGTGCTGTTGATTCGTGCCGACAAAGCCTCGTGATGTGG GCAAAGCCACTCCTGGATGCAAATAACATAACAGACTTGGTCGATCCTCGACTAGGAGAAGCATATGATGAAGTTGAAATGAAGAGGGCATTATTAACAGCTTCAATGTGCATCCACCATCTGTCCACGATGCGACCGAGCATGAATCAG GTTGTGAAGATTCTGAGGGGTGAGGATGGAACTTTGGAGTGGAAACATGCGTCGGTCTCGAGTAGGACGCTCCTCCTCAACGCTTGCGATGCGGAGGACTACAGCTGCGCAACCTACCTTGACGACCTCAATCGCCACATGCAGCTCGTGTTGGAGTGA
- the LOC104418339 gene encoding receptor-like cytosolic serine/threonine-protein kinase RBK1 isoform X1, which translates to MTHEEGEKKLGRMIKGTEGTRGNARGRSKRHVRKADNSAEEEEEEGRAASSLSPRGVLEIPIAGSESDHSVSSTCSLSPRENQGRGSSSSSSSNWKKVMDTLRQMKSTRWSSPPPPPVVAGHGRVSKREAKRLARIRSADDEGGAAAAAAAGVPRTRKPSWRNFDYSELAAATDDFSPENLIGKGGHAEVYRGRLPDGQTVAVKRLGKKEKDEVDRIGDFLSELGIVAHVNHPNTARLLGFGIEGGLYFVLRFSPNGSLASLLHGSTGVVDWTTRFKIAVGVAEGLQYLHHHCPRRIIHRDIKASNILLNEDYEPQISDFGLAKWLPEKWVHHVIFPIEGTIGYLAPEYFMHGIVDEKTDVFAFGVLLLELMTGRRAVDSCRQSLVMWAKPLLDANNITDLVDPRLGEAYDEVEMKRALLTASMCIHHLSTMRPSMNQVVKILRGEDGTLEWKHASVSSRTLLLNACDAEDYSCATYLDDLNRHMQLVLE; encoded by the exons ATGACGCACGAGGAAGGTGAAAAAAAACTTGGGCGCATGATTAAAG GAACAGAAGGGACCCGAGGAAACGCGCGGGGAAGGTCGAAAAGGCATGTGAGGAAAGCAGACAACAGCgcggaagaggaagaagaagaaggccgAGCGGCGTCGTCGTTGTCGCCGAGAGGAGTGCTGGAGATCCCCATCGCGGGTTCAGAGTCCGACCACAGCGTCAGCAGCACCTGCAGCTTGTCCCCGCGAGAGAATCAGGGCCGcgggtcgtcgtcgtcgtcgtcgtcgaacTGGAAGAAGGTGATGGACACGTTGCGGCAGATGAAATCTACGAGGtggtcgtcgccgccgccgccgcctgtaGTGGCGGGGCACGGCCGCGTCTCGAAGCGGGAGGCCAAGAGGTTGGCGAGGATCCGGAGCGCCGACGACGAGGGTGgagcggccgccgccgccgccgccggcgtgCCGAGGACGCGAAAGCCGTCGTGGAGGAACTTCGACTACTCGGAACTCGCCGCCGCCACTGACGATTTCAGCCCTG AGAATTTGATTGGGAAAGGCGGGCACGCGGAGGTGTACAGAGGTCGCCTCCCGGACGGGCAAACGGTGGCCGTGAAGAGGCTGGGGAAAAAGGAGAAGGACGAAGTGGATAGGATTGGCGACTTCCTGTCGGAGCTCGGTATCGTGGCGCACGTCAATCATCCGAACACGGCGCGGCTGCTCGGGTTCGGCATTGAGGGCGGATTGTACTTTGTCCTCCGGTTCTCTCCGAATGGCAGCCTCGCTTCACTTCTGCATG GTTCGACGGGGGTTGTGGATTGGACGACCAGGTTCAAAATAGCGGTCGGCGTTGCGGAAGGACTGCAGTATCTCCACCACCATTGCCCGAGGCGCATCATTCACCGAGACATCAAAGCCTCAAACATATTACTAAACGAAGACTACGAGCCTCAG ATTTCTGATTTTGGGTTAGCGAAGTGGCTTCCGGAGAAATGGGTTCATCACGTCATCTTTCCGATTGAAGGCACAATCGG GTACCTCGCTCCCGAATACTTCATGCACGGAATTGTCGACGAAAAGACCGATGTCTTTGCCTTTGGGGTTCTGTTGCTCGAGCTCATGACAGGTCGCCGTGCTGTTGATTCGTGCCGACAAAGCCTCGTGATGTGG GCAAAGCCACTCCTGGATGCAAATAACATAACAGACTTGGTCGATCCTCGACTAGGAGAAGCATATGATGAAGTTGAAATGAAGAGGGCATTATTAACAGCTTCAATGTGCATCCACCATCTGTCCACGATGCGACCGAGCATGAATCAG GTTGTGAAGATTCTGAGGGGTGAGGATGGAACTTTGGAGTGGAAACATGCGTCGGTCTCGAGTAGGACGCTCCTCCTCAACGCTTGCGATGCGGAGGACTACAGCTGCGCAACCTACCTTGACGACCTCAATCGCCACATGCAGCTCGTGTTGGAGTGA